In Pseudomonas putida, a genomic segment contains:
- a CDS encoding YqiA/YcfP family alpha/beta fold hydrolase: MSGSILYIHGFNSSPLSTKARQLEAVMQQLGLAEQLRVPQLHHHPRQAIAQLEACIAELDAPLLVGSSLGGYYATHLAERHGLKALLVNPAVTPHKRFDGYLGTQRNHYSGETWELTLDHVQALAELEVVPPADPGRYQVWLQTGDETLDYRHAEQYYRGCALRIQAGGDHGFQGFAERLPALLAFAGLAPGQYAAIDFSVF; the protein is encoded by the coding sequence ATGTCGGGTTCCATCCTCTATATCCATGGCTTCAACAGCTCGCCATTGTCGACCAAGGCCCGCCAGCTCGAGGCGGTGATGCAACAGCTTGGCCTGGCCGAGCAGTTGCGCGTGCCCCAGTTGCACCATCACCCGCGCCAGGCCATCGCCCAGCTCGAGGCATGCATCGCCGAGCTCGACGCGCCGTTGCTGGTCGGCAGCTCGCTCGGCGGCTACTATGCCACCCATCTGGCCGAGCGCCATGGCCTCAAGGCCCTGCTGGTCAACCCGGCGGTTACCCCGCACAAGCGTTTCGATGGTTACCTCGGCACCCAGCGCAACCATTACAGTGGTGAAACCTGGGAGCTGACGCTGGACCACGTACAGGCGCTGGCCGAGCTTGAAGTCGTACCGCCCGCAGACCCCGGCCGCTATCAGGTATGGTTGCAGACCGGGGACGAAACCCTGGATTATCGCCACGCCGAGCAGTACTACCGAGGCTGCGCCCTGCGTATCCAGGCCGGTGGCGATCATGGCTTCCAGGGCTTCGCCGAACGCCTGCCGGCGCTGCTGGCATTCGCCGGGCTTGCCCCCGGGCAGTATGCGGCGATCGATTTTTCTGTATTTTGA
- the cpdA gene encoding 3',5'-cyclic-AMP phosphodiesterase, whose amino-acid sequence MPHPDPLQAPVHVVQLTDAHLFGDAAGTLLGLNTRDSLRHVIAQVRREQPRIDLLLCTGDLSQDGSVASYEAFRQLTGEIQAPTRWLPGNHDEARVMAEVAPELVQTVTDIGAWRVVMLDSSVLGATHGLLEPDQLALLDQALVSAAGRHCLVCCHHQPVDIGCAWIAPIGLRNADDLLQRLKGYPQVKALLWGHIHQAWDEQRDGIRYLATPSTCIQFAPGSEDFKVSEELPGYRWLRLHGDGRLETGVERARDFEVRLDFDSPGY is encoded by the coding sequence TTGCCGCACCCAGATCCACTCCAGGCCCCCGTGCACGTCGTGCAGTTGACCGATGCCCATCTGTTCGGCGATGCGGCCGGTACCCTGCTTGGCCTCAATACCCGCGACAGCCTTCGCCATGTGATCGCCCAGGTCCGCCGCGAGCAGCCGCGCATAGACCTGCTGCTGTGCACCGGCGACCTGTCGCAGGACGGCAGTGTGGCGTCCTATGAGGCGTTTCGTCAGTTGACCGGCGAGATCCAGGCGCCGACCCGCTGGTTGCCGGGCAACCACGACGAGGCCAGGGTCATGGCCGAAGTAGCGCCGGAGCTGGTCCAGACAGTCACCGATATCGGTGCCTGGCGTGTGGTGATGCTCGATTCGTCGGTGCTCGGCGCCACCCATGGCCTGCTGGAACCTGATCAACTGGCGTTGCTCGACCAGGCCCTGGTCTCGGCAGCAGGGCGTCACTGCCTGGTGTGCTGCCACCACCAGCCGGTCGACATTGGCTGTGCCTGGATCGCGCCGATCGGCCTGCGCAATGCCGACGACCTGTTGCAGCGCCTGAAAGGTTATCCACAGGTCAAGGCGTTGCTCTGGGGGCACATTCATCAAGCGTGGGACGAGCAACGCGATGGCATCCGTTACCTGGCCACGCCATCGACCTGCATCCAGTTCGCGCCGGGCAGCGAGGACTTCAAGGTGAGTGAGGAGCTACCGGGCTATCGCTGGCTGCGCCTGCACGGCGACGGTCGCCTGGAGACCGGCGTCGAGCGGGCTCGCGACTTCGAGGTGCGGCTCGACTTCGACAGCCCAGGCTATTGA
- a CDS encoding DUF1249 domain-containing protein: MEVNLLRERYRVDLAGLQAACEANYARLMRLLPEMRSTMSSRRIGMAQGDQMLGVLVLDVLLACPYTTTLRVRQEHSLPWLPVPQMEVQVYHDARMAEVVSAEHARRLRSIYPYPNEAMHQPDEKAQLNLFLGEWLSHCLACGHELASVR, encoded by the coding sequence GTGGAAGTGAACCTGCTGCGCGAGCGTTATCGGGTCGACCTGGCCGGGCTGCAAGCAGCCTGCGAGGCCAACTACGCCCGGCTCATGCGCTTGTTGCCCGAGATGCGCTCTACCATGAGTTCGCGGCGTATCGGTATGGCCCAGGGTGACCAGATGCTCGGCGTGCTGGTGCTCGATGTGCTGCTGGCCTGCCCGTACACCACCACCTTGCGCGTGCGCCAGGAACACAGCCTGCCGTGGTTGCCGGTGCCGCAAATGGAGGTGCAGGTGTACCACGACGCACGCATGGCCGAAGTGGTCAGTGCCGAGCATGCCAGGCGGCTGCGCAGCATCTACCCCTACCCCAACGAAGCGATGCACCAGCCCGACGAGAAGGCCCAGCTCAACCTGTTCCTCGGCGAATGGCTGAGCCACTGCCTGGCCTGCGGTCACGAACTGGCAAGCGTGCGCTGA
- a CDS encoding NUDIX domain-containing protein, translated as MSDTLNSVPRTVEIVERANCFQGFYKLDKVRLRHELFAGGLGREISRELFVRHDAVCVLPYDPLRDEVVLIEQFRVGALDKVDNPWLIEMVAGLIDKDEQPEEVAHREAEEEAGLAFSALWPMTRYFPSPGGSDEYVHLFLGRCSSEGAGGLHGLEEEGEDIRVRVWSFDDALQAVRDGRICNAATIIGLQWLALNKDEVRGMWK; from the coding sequence ATGTCGGATACGTTGAATTCGGTGCCCAGGACGGTCGAGATCGTCGAACGGGCCAATTGCTTCCAGGGCTTCTACAAGCTCGACAAGGTGCGCCTGCGCCACGAGCTGTTCGCCGGGGGCCTGGGGCGCGAGATCAGCCGTGAGCTGTTCGTGCGCCATGACGCGGTCTGTGTGCTGCCGTACGATCCGTTGCGTGATGAAGTGGTGCTGATCGAGCAGTTCCGTGTCGGCGCCCTGGACAAGGTCGACAACCCCTGGCTGATCGAGATGGTCGCCGGCTTGATCGACAAGGACGAGCAGCCCGAAGAGGTCGCCCACCGCGAAGCCGAGGAAGAAGCAGGCCTGGCCTTCAGCGCCCTGTGGCCGATGACCCGTTATTTCCCGTCTCCGGGCGGCAGCGATGAATACGTGCATCTGTTCCTCGGTCGTTGCAGCAGCGAAGGCGCCGGTGGCCTGCATGGCCTGGAGGAAGAAGGCGAGGACATTCGCGTGCGCGTCTGGTCGTTCGACGACGCGCTGCAGGCGGTGCGCGATGGGCGCATCTGCAATGCCGCGACCATCATTGGCCTGCAATGGCTGGCGCTGAACAAGGACGAAGTCCGAGGTATGTGGAAGTGA
- a CDS encoding RsiV family protein, giving the protein MTLVKLTSVAVLALALGACQSLFTPNYRAPLEVKRDAWEHVKPGCSESDCPLVNIDTIHFPALPKLDGIVEKRLLQLTEDNQHGTAPATLQAYEQQYLASADKRNSSYLQAKVREQHDGLVIIELSSYLDSGGAHGMPGRGFINYSRKLDKVLTLQDMLVPGQEETFWKTVEESHKAWLISVGMDKDAEFVKTWPFKRSPHVALTYGAVVVKYEVYAIAPYSMGHVELKIPYPRLNGVIKPELFPGRG; this is encoded by the coding sequence ATGACGCTCGTCAAACTGACTTCCGTGGCCGTGCTGGCACTGGCACTGGGCGCCTGCCAAAGCCTGTTCACGCCCAATTACCGGGCTCCGCTCGAGGTCAAGCGCGACGCCTGGGAGCATGTCAAACCCGGCTGCAGCGAAAGCGACTGCCCGCTGGTGAACATCGACACCATCCACTTCCCGGCCCTGCCCAAGCTCGACGGCATCGTCGAAAAACGCCTGCTGCAACTGACCGAGGACAACCAGCACGGCACCGCCCCGGCAACCCTGCAGGCCTACGAGCAGCAGTATCTGGCCAGCGCCGACAAGCGCAACAGCAGCTACCTGCAGGCCAAGGTACGCGAACAGCATGACGGGCTGGTGATCATCGAACTGTCGAGCTACCTCGACAGCGGCGGCGCCCACGGCATGCCAGGGCGGGGCTTCATCAACTACTCGCGCAAGCTGGACAAGGTGCTGACCCTGCAGGACATGCTGGTGCCCGGCCAGGAAGAGACCTTCTGGAAAACCGTAGAAGAGTCGCACAAGGCCTGGCTGATCAGCGTCGGCATGGACAAAGACGCCGAGTTCGTCAAGACCTGGCCGTTCAAGCGCTCGCCGCACGTCGCCCTGACGTACGGCGCGGTAGTGGTCAAGTACGAAGTCTATGCCATCGCGCCCTACTCCATGGGCCACGTCGAGCTGAAGATTCCGTACCCGCGCCTCAATGGCGTGATCAAGCCCGAGCTGTTTCCCGGCCGCGGCTGA
- the cytX gene encoding putative hydroxymethylpyrimidine transporter CytX, with protein sequence MTSPSHFSPDHPVPTRQRLFGARDLFSLWFSLGIGLMVLQVGALLAPGLGLSGALLAIVLGTGVGVLLLAAAGVVGSDTGLSAMATLRLTLGGHGARLPAVLNLLQLVGWGSFEIIVMRDAASLLGARTFGEGSAWNNPLLWTLCFGALATLLAVSGPLAFVRKVLRKWGIWLLLGACLWLTWNLFAKADLAALWGRAGDGSLSLAVGFDIVIAMPLSWLPLIADYSRFGQRASRVFGGTALGFFLGNAWLMSLGVAYTLAFAADGETNALLLALAGAGLGIPLLLILLDESENAFADIHSAAVSTGLLVRLKVEHLALAIGVLCTLIALLAPLAQYENFLLLIGSVFAPLFGVVLVDHYLVRRRRAPAQVAGLHWPALLAWAVGVAAYHLIAAQAPDFGATLPALLLAGVLHALLCLSRGRETARA encoded by the coding sequence ATGACATCACCCAGCCACTTCTCCCCCGACCACCCGGTTCCCACCCGTCAGCGCCTGTTCGGCGCCCGCGACCTGTTCTCGCTATGGTTTTCCCTCGGCATTGGCCTGATGGTCCTGCAGGTCGGCGCCTTGCTCGCCCCCGGCCTGGGCCTGTCCGGCGCGCTGCTGGCGATCGTCCTGGGTACCGGCGTCGGCGTGCTGCTGCTGGCCGCGGCGGGTGTGGTCGGCAGCGATACCGGGCTGTCGGCCATGGCCACCCTGCGCCTGACCCTGGGCGGCCACGGCGCGCGGCTGCCGGCCGTGCTCAACCTGCTGCAACTGGTGGGTTGGGGCTCTTTCGAGATCATCGTCATGCGCGACGCCGCCAGCCTGCTGGGCGCGCGCACCTTCGGCGAAGGCAGTGCCTGGAACAACCCGCTGCTGTGGACCCTGTGCTTCGGCGCACTGGCCACCCTGCTGGCGGTCAGCGGCCCCTTGGCGTTCGTGCGCAAGGTGCTGCGCAAATGGGGCATCTGGCTGTTGCTCGGCGCCTGCCTGTGGCTGACCTGGAACCTGTTCGCCAAGGCCGACCTCGCCGCCCTGTGGGGACGTGCCGGGGACGGCTCGCTGTCGTTGGCGGTGGGTTTCGACATCGTCATCGCCATGCCGCTTTCGTGGTTGCCGCTGATCGCCGACTACTCGCGTTTCGGCCAGCGTGCCAGTCGGGTGTTCGGTGGTACCGCGCTGGGCTTCTTCCTTGGCAATGCCTGGCTGATGAGCCTGGGCGTGGCCTACACTCTGGCGTTTGCCGCCGATGGTGAAACCAATGCGCTGCTGCTGGCCCTGGCCGGTGCCGGGTTGGGTATCCCACTGCTGTTGATTCTGCTGGACGAGTCGGAAAACGCCTTCGCCGACATTCATTCGGCCGCAGTGTCCACGGGCCTGCTGGTGCGCCTGAAGGTCGAGCACCTGGCCCTGGCCATCGGGGTGCTGTGTACCCTGATCGCGCTGCTGGCCCCCCTGGCCCAGTACGAGAACTTCCTGCTGCTGATCGGCTCGGTGTTCGCGCCCTTGTTCGGCGTGGTGCTGGTCGACCATTACCTGGTGCGTCGACGCCGTGCGCCGGCGCAGGTGGCGGGTCTGCATTGGCCAGCGCTGCTGGCCTGGGCAGTGGGGGTGGCGGCGTATCACCTGATCGCCGCGCAGGCACCGGACTTCGGCGCGACCCTGCCAGCCTTGCTGCTGGCAGGTGTACTGCACGCGTTACTGTGTCTCAGCCGCGGCCGGGAAACAGCTCGGGCTTGA
- the thiC gene encoding phosphomethylpyrimidine synthase ThiC — MSKQEKTINLSESAQVDQQSVQPFPRSRKVYVEGSRPDIRVPMREISLHDTPTDFGGESNAPVLVYDTSGPYTDPDVIIDVRKGLADVRSAWIDARGDTERLGGLSSNFGQQRLNDAELAKLRFNHVRNPRRAKAGANVSQMHYARQGIITAEMEYVAIRENMKLQEARAAGLLSQQHAGRSFGASIPKEITAEFVREEIARGRAIIPANINHTELEPMIIGRNFLVKINGNIGNSALGSSIEEEVAKLTWGIRWGSDTVMDLSTGKHIHETREWIIRNSPVPIGTVPIYQALEKVGGVAEDLTWELFRDTLIEQAEQGVDYFTIHAGVLLRYVPLTAKRVTGIVSRGGSIMAKWCLAHHKENFLYTHFDEICEIMKAYDVSFSLGDGLRPGSIADANDAAQFGELETLGELTKIAWKHDVQCMIEGPGHVPMQLIKENMDKQLECCDEAPFYTLGPLTTDIAPGYDHITSGIGAAMIGWFGCAMLCYVTPKEHLGLPNKDDVKTGIITYKIAAHAADLAKGHPGAQIRDNALSKARFEFRWEDQFNLGLDPDTARAFHDETLPKESAKVAHFCSMCGPKFCSMKITQEVREYAAKIEAVDVTVEQGMREQAERFRQEGSQLYHKV, encoded by the coding sequence ATGAGCAAACAAGAAAAAACGATCAACCTCAGCGAGTCGGCGCAAGTCGACCAGCAGTCCGTGCAACCCTTCCCTCGTTCACGCAAGGTCTATGTCGAAGGCTCGCGCCCGGACATCCGCGTGCCCATGCGCGAAATCAGCCTGCACGACACCCCCACCGATTTTGGCGGCGAGAGCAATGCGCCGGTACTGGTCTATGACACCTCCGGCCCGTACACCGACCCTGACGTGATCATCGACGTGCGCAAGGGCCTGGCCGATGTGCGTTCGGCCTGGATCGACGCCCGTGGCGACACCGAGCGCCTGGGTGGCCTGAGCTCGAACTTCGGCCAGCAACGCCTGAACGATGCCGAGCTGGCCAAGCTGCGCTTCAACCATGTGCGCAACCCGCGTCGCGCCAAGGCGGGTGCCAACGTCTCGCAGATGCACTACGCCCGCCAAGGCATCATCACCGCCGAGATGGAATACGTCGCCATCCGCGAGAACATGAAGCTGCAGGAGGCTCGTGCGGCCGGCCTGCTGAGCCAGCAGCACGCCGGTCGCAGCTTCGGCGCCAGCATCCCCAAGGAGATCACCGCCGAGTTCGTCCGTGAGGAAATCGCCCGTGGCCGCGCGATCATCCCGGCCAACATCAACCACACGGAACTTGAGCCGATGATCATTGGCCGCAATTTCCTGGTGAAGATCAACGGCAACATCGGCAACAGTGCCCTGGGTTCCTCGATCGAGGAAGAAGTGGCCAAGCTGACCTGGGGCATCCGCTGGGGTTCGGACACGGTCATGGACCTGTCTACCGGCAAGCATATCCACGAGACCCGCGAGTGGATCATCCGCAACTCGCCGGTGCCGATCGGTACCGTGCCGATCTACCAGGCCCTGGAAAAGGTCGGTGGGGTCGCCGAGGACCTGACCTGGGAGCTGTTCCGCGACACCTTGATCGAACAGGCCGAGCAGGGCGTGGACTACTTCACCATCCATGCCGGCGTGCTGCTGCGCTACGTGCCGCTGACCGCCAAGCGGGTGACCGGCATCGTCAGCCGTGGCGGTTCGATCATGGCCAAGTGGTGCCTGGCGCATCACAAGGAAAACTTCCTGTACACGCATTTCGACGAGATCTGCGAAATCATGAAGGCCTACGACGTCAGCTTCTCGCTGGGCGACGGCCTGCGCCCGGGGTCGATCGCCGACGCCAACGACGCTGCCCAGTTCGGTGAGCTGGAAACCCTCGGCGAGCTGACCAAGATCGCCTGGAAGCACGACGTGCAGTGCATGATCGAAGGCCCTGGCCACGTGCCCATGCAGCTGATCAAGGAGAACATGGACAAGCAGCTCGAGTGCTGCGACGAAGCGCCGTTCTATACCCTTGGCCCGCTGACCACCGATATCGCCCCGGGCTACGACCACATCACCTCCGGCATCGGCGCGGCGATGATCGGCTGGTTCGGTTGCGCCATGCTGTGTTACGTCACGCCCAAGGAGCACCTGGGTCTGCCGAACAAGGACGACGTCAAGACCGGCATCATTACCTACAAGATCGCCGCCCACGCCGCCGACCTTGCCAAGGGGCACCCGGGCGCACAGATACGCGACAATGCGCTGTCCAAGGCGCGTTTCGAGTTCCGCTGGGAAGACCAGTTCAACCTCGGCCTGGACCCGGATACCGCACGCGCCTTCCATGACGAGACCCTGCCCAAGGAATCGGCCAAGGTCGCGCACTTCTGCTCGATGTGCGGGCCGAAGTTCTGCTCGATGAAGATCACCCAGGAAGTGCGTGAATATGCCGCCAAGATCGAGGCCGTGGACGTGACGGTCGAGCAGGGCATGCGTGAACAGGCCGAGCGCTTCCGTCAGGAAGGCAGCCAGCTTTACCACAAAGTGTAA
- a CDS encoding TolC family outer membrane protein — translation MLRKLSLAIAVSCASNGVVWAADVPTTVKTDLVSVYQEAVENNADLAAARADYGARREVVPQARAGLLPNLSAGAEMMNTRTKLDEPSTTATRSGNSWSATLSQPIFRADRWFQLQAAEAVNEQAALELSATEQNLILQTAQNYFAVLRAQDNLAATKAEEAAFKRQLDQSNERFDVGLSDKTDVLQSQASYDTARANRIIAERQVQDAFEALVTLTNREYSAIQGVVHTLPVQVPTPNDAKAWVDTAARQNLNLLATNHAVDAAEETLRQRKAGHAPTLDAVARYQKGDNDSLGFSNPQVGVRYAGDVEQTSIGLQLNIPIYSGGLTSSQVREAYQRLSQSEQQRESLRRQVVENTRNLHRAVNTDVEQVQARKQSIISNQSALEATEIGYQVGTRNIVDVLDAQRQLYTSVRDYNNSRYDYILDNLSLKQAAGTLSPQDLQDLKRYLKADYNPHKDFLPPDLAAAAAKNFERRP, via the coding sequence ATGCTGCGCAAACTTTCACTGGCGATAGCCGTGTCTTGTGCGTCCAACGGAGTGGTCTGGGCAGCGGATGTGCCCACGACGGTGAAGACCGACCTGGTCAGCGTCTACCAGGAAGCGGTCGAGAACAACGCCGACCTGGCAGCGGCCCGCGCCGACTATGGCGCCCGTCGCGAAGTGGTGCCCCAGGCCAGGGCCGGCCTGCTGCCGAACCTGTCGGCCGGTGCCGAAATGATGAACACCCGGACCAAGCTCGACGAACCGTCGACCACCGCCACGCGCAGCGGCAACTCCTGGAGCGCGACCCTGTCGCAGCCGATCTTCCGCGCCGACCGCTGGTTCCAGTTGCAGGCCGCCGAAGCGGTCAACGAGCAGGCCGCGCTGGAACTCTCGGCCACCGAGCAGAACCTCATCCTGCAAACCGCGCAGAACTACTTCGCCGTGCTCCGCGCCCAGGACAACCTGGCCGCGACCAAGGCCGAGGAAGCCGCCTTCAAACGCCAGCTCGACCAGTCCAACGAACGCTTCGACGTGGGCCTGTCGGACAAGACCGACGTGCTGCAGTCCCAGGCCAGCTACGACACCGCCCGGGCCAACCGGATCATCGCCGAGCGCCAGGTGCAGGATGCCTTCGAAGCCCTGGTGACACTGACCAACCGCGAGTATTCGGCCATCCAGGGCGTGGTCCACACCTTGCCGGTGCAGGTGCCGACCCCCAATGACGCCAAGGCCTGGGTCGATACCGCGGCGCGGCAGAACCTCAACCTGCTGGCGACCAACCATGCCGTCGACGCCGCGGAAGAAACCCTGCGCCAGCGCAAGGCCGGCCATGCGCCGACGCTGGATGCCGTGGCGCGCTATCAGAAGGGTGACAACGACAGCCTCGGATTCAGCAACCCGCAGGTCGGCGTGCGCTACGCCGGCGATGTGGAGCAGACCAGCATCGGCCTGCAACTGAACATCCCGATCTACAGTGGCGGCCTGACCAGTTCGCAAGTGCGAGAGGCGTACCAGCGCCTGAGCCAGAGCGAGCAACAGCGCGAGAGCCTGCGTCGCCAGGTGGTGGAAAACACCCGCAACCTGCACCGGGCAGTGAATACCGATGTGGAGCAGGTGCAGGCGCGCAAGCAGTCGATCATCTCCAACCAGAGCGCGCTGGAGGCCACCGAGATCGGCTATCAGGTCGGCACCCGCAACATCGTCGACGTGCTCGATGCCCAGCGCCAGCTGTACACCTCGGTGCGTGACTACAACAACAGCCGCTACGACTACATCCTCGACAACCTGAGCCTCAAGCAGGCGGCGGGGACCTTGAGCCCGCAGGACCTGCAGGACCTCAAGCGCTACCTGAAGGCGGACTACAACCCGCACAAGGACTTCCTGCCTCCGGACCTCGCGGCAGCGGCGGCGAAGAATTTCGAGCGGCGCCCTTGA
- the waaA gene encoding lipid IV(A) 3-deoxy-D-manno-octulosonic acid transferase, whose protein sequence is MNRTLYTLLFHLGLPLVALRLYLRARKAPAYRQRIAERFACNLPPMQQGGIWVHAVSVGESIAAAPLVRALLKAYPGMPITLTCMTPTGSERIRALFDGEPRIQHCYLPYDLPWAAGRFLDHVRPRLGIIMETELWPNHIHQCAKRGIPVALANARLSERSARGYARFAKLTRPMLAEMSLIAVQTETEAQRFRDLGARPECVQVTGSIKFDLKVDEQLLPRARALREQWGATQRPVWIAASTHEGEDALILQAHRQLLQVHGDALLILVPRHPERFAAVHALCSEQFATVRRSSGAAVEAQTAVLLGDTMGELLFLYALADIAFVGGSLVATGGHNPLEPAALALPVIMGPHVFNFLEISAMLREAGALQQIDDAEGLSEAVRRLVELPQDARRMGEAGRAVMQANQGALQRLLDGLGRLVG, encoded by the coding sequence ATGAACAGAACACTCTATACCCTGCTATTCCACCTGGGCCTGCCGCTGGTTGCGCTGCGCCTGTACCTGCGGGCGCGCAAGGCGCCCGCCTATCGCCAGCGCATCGCCGAGCGCTTCGCCTGCAACCTGCCGCCGATGCAGCAGGGCGGGATCTGGGTGCATGCCGTGTCGGTGGGCGAAAGCATCGCCGCGGCGCCCCTGGTGCGTGCGCTGCTCAAGGCCTACCCGGGCATGCCGATCACGCTGACCTGCATGACCCCGACCGGCTCCGAGCGCATTCGCGCCCTGTTCGATGGCGAGCCGCGTATCCAACACTGCTACCTGCCCTACGACCTGCCTTGGGCTGCAGGGCGCTTTCTCGACCATGTCCGCCCGCGCCTGGGCATCATCATGGAAACCGAGCTGTGGCCCAACCATATCCACCAGTGCGCCAAGCGCGGCATCCCGGTGGCCCTGGCCAACGCGCGGTTGTCCGAGCGCTCGGCTCGTGGCTACGCGCGCTTTGCCAAGCTGACCCGGCCAATGCTTGCCGAGATGAGCCTGATCGCGGTGCAGACCGAAACCGAGGCCCAGCGCTTTCGTGACCTGGGTGCACGGCCCGAATGCGTGCAGGTGACCGGTTCGATCAAGTTCGATCTCAAGGTCGACGAGCAATTGTTGCCGCGTGCGCGTGCGCTGCGTGAGCAGTGGGGCGCTACCCAGCGTCCGGTGTGGATCGCCGCCAGTACCCATGAGGGCGAGGATGCCTTGATCCTGCAGGCGCACCGGCAGTTGCTGCAGGTGCATGGCGACGCGCTGCTGATCCTGGTGCCTCGTCATCCCGAGCGTTTCGCTGCGGTGCACGCCTTGTGCAGCGAGCAGTTCGCCACGGTGCGGCGCTCATCGGGGGCGGCGGTGGAGGCACAGACCGCGGTGCTGCTTGGCGACACCATGGGCGAGTTGCTGTTTCTCTATGCCCTGGCCGATATCGCCTTCGTCGGCGGCAGCCTGGTCGCCACCGGTGGCCACAATCCACTGGAGCCGGCGGCGCTGGCTTTACCGGTGATCATGGGGCCACACGTGTTCAACTTCCTCGAAATCAGCGCGATGTTGCGTGAGGCGGGAGCGCTGCAGCAAATCGACGATGCCGAGGGGCTGAGCGAGGCGGTACGGCGGCTGGTGGAACTGCCACAGGATGCGCGGCGCATGGGCGAGGCGGGCAGGGCGGTGATGCAGGCCAACCAGGGGGCGTTGCAGCGCTTGCTCGATGGCCTGGGCCGGTTGGTTGGCTGA
- a CDS encoding LysR family transcriptional regulator, producing the protein MPQQWNLEQLRTFVRVVELRSFSAVAREQHKAQSAISNAIALLEADLGVALFDRSSGRQPKLTENGAALLEDAHELLRQCERMQGRALALMRGQEALLRVAQDEAMPYQPVIDSLDELASRYPYLQVQLASGAQGDVARKLVERRADLGLFFNHERMPASLERRALGSVEMVTVCAAGHPLAGQGRVTCQQLARHRQLLITPQESGYPGGEVVSPQVWRADSFYAMAELLMRGLGWAWLPRHVVQYPTYQAHMVELDCEWCPPALVVELAWRRDEPLGPAAQWLAERFAVHLRAIG; encoded by the coding sequence ATGCCTCAGCAGTGGAACCTGGAACAACTGCGCACGTTCGTGCGCGTCGTCGAGTTGCGCTCGTTCTCCGCCGTCGCCCGTGAGCAGCACAAGGCGCAATCGGCGATCAGCAATGCCATCGCCCTGCTTGAGGCGGACCTTGGCGTGGCGTTGTTCGACCGCAGCAGTGGGCGGCAACCGAAATTGACCGAGAATGGCGCCGCCCTGCTCGAGGATGCCCATGAGTTGTTGCGCCAATGCGAGCGCATGCAAGGGCGGGCGCTGGCCTTGATGCGCGGGCAGGAAGCGCTGCTGCGCGTGGCCCAGGATGAAGCCATGCCTTATCAGCCGGTGATCGACAGCCTCGACGAGCTGGCCAGCCGTTATCCCTACCTGCAGGTGCAATTGGCCAGCGGAGCCCAGGGCGATGTCGCGCGCAAGCTGGTGGAGCGCCGCGCCGACCTTGGCCTGTTCTTCAACCATGAGCGTATGCCGGCCTCGCTGGAGCGGCGTGCCCTGGGCAGCGTGGAAATGGTCACCGTCTGCGCGGCCGGGCACCCGCTTGCCGGACAGGGCAGGGTCACCTGCCAGCAGTTGGCGCGGCACCGTCAGTTGTTGATAACGCCGCAGGAAAGCGGCTATCCCGGCGGCGAGGTGGTCAGCCCGCAGGTCTGGCGCGCCGACAGTTTCTACGCCATGGCCGAGCTGTTGATGCGCGGCTTGGGCTGGGCCTGGTTGCCGCGTCACGTGGTGCAGTACCCCACCTACCAGGCGCACATGGTCGAACTCGATTGCGAGTGGTGCCCGCCGGCACTGGTGGTGGAGCTGGCCTGGCGTCGCGACGAGCCGCTGGGGCCGGCCGCACAGTGGCTGGCCGAGCGCTTTGCGGTGCACCTGCGCGCGATCGGTTAA
- a CDS encoding DMT family transporter, translating to MNAYTYLAIAICAEVIATASMKAVKGLSTPLPLLLMVCGYAVAFWMLTLVVRSIPVGIAYAIWSGLGIVLISVAALVIYGQKLDVPAMLGMAIIVGGVVVIQLFSKSVGH from the coding sequence ATGAATGCTTATACCTACCTGGCCATCGCCATCTGCGCCGAAGTCATCGCCACTGCCTCGATGAAGGCGGTCAAGGGCCTGAGCACACCGCTGCCATTGCTGTTGATGGTGTGTGGCTACGCCGTCGCCTTCTGGATGCTGACCCTGGTAGTGCGCAGCATTCCGGTAGGGATCGCCTACGCCATCTGGTCGGGCCTGGGCATCGTGCTGATCAGCGTGGCGGCGCTGGTGATCTACGGGCAGAAGCTCGACGTTCCGGCAATGCTGGGCATGGCCATTATCGTCGGCGGCGTGGTGGTGATCCAGCTGTTCTCCAAGAGCGTCGGGCACTGA